CCAATCGGCGAAATCATGGAGGAAATGTTCCTGGTTCGCGCGGACCGCTCAGACATGGAGCGCGTGCTCCGCGAAACGCATGCCGAGGCAAACGCCCAGCGCTTAACCCTCATGCCCGAGCCAACCATTTGCGAGACGGCACTGAAGTCATTTCTCGATCGCCAAATATTTCGGACTTCTCAACGGGGTGCAGCATGACTACCAAATTCCAAATTGGAGCCGCTTGCACCTGTGCAGGCTTTGGCATTGGCGTGTTCTGCGTCCTGATCACAATGGCGGTGACGGCATGAGCGATTACTCAAAATTGAAGGCATTGGCCGAGGCTGCAACGCCCGGAAAATGGGATTACGAGCAGGACTGCCTGTTTTTCTACGTCGATGGATACACCAAGCACCTGATGGAATTGTGCGAAGGCGGTGACGTTGACGGAATCCAGCAGATAGAAAACGCCAAGTTCATCGCCGCCGCCAACCCTGCCGCAGTACTGGCCCTGATCGCCGAGAGCGAGGAATACAAGGCTGTGGCCGAGCAGCCCGCATCCTTGAACGCTGTGCCGGCAACGGAATACGCGGTTTTGAAGCGACAGTTCTTTGCTCTGCGCAACTACGCGCTCTGCAAGGACAAACTGTCCGGCTACTACAGTCGAGAGCTCGAAAAAATGCGCGGGGTTGATCGCTCTCAGTCTGCCGTCGAGATTGATGCCGAGCGCGATATCAACGAGCAATTAACCAACGACCTATTGAGCGTGGAAACAGAGCGCGACGATCTCAAGGCCGAAATCGCAGGCCTCAAGACCGGCTACGAGGCGTATGAGGCGCAGAACGCGGTGTTGAGGGGTGAGGTTGAGGCGCTGCGCAAAGATGCGGAGCGGTATCGGTGGATCCGAGTCAAACAAACCTTCATCTGGCTGATTCAGGATTGGTTCCCCAAGGAAAACTCGCTGACCGACGTTGATGCTGAAATCGACACCGCCATGGGCAAGGGAGAACGGTCATGACTCTCAACACAATCGCTTTGTGGCTCGGTTACGGCTCAATGATCGTAGGCGGATTGCTGGTAATCGCGTCGATGCTCTTTGTTGTCGGGGGCGCGCTTGCCGCGATCGCCAACAAGAGCCTCCGCGCGCTGATCCGCATCTACGACCTGAAGACACTGCGCGCGACCATGCGCCAGCTTGAGGCTGAAGGGAAGGTCAGCAAGAAGACAGGGGGGCGGTCATGACATACGCCAAACCAGAAAGCTACACCGATGCCGACTGGGAAATGGTCCAAGGCTACATGCGCGGCAAAGATGGGCTGCCGCCCCAGCGCCTGAACGCAGCCTACATGCACGGTCACCGCAATGGTGTTTCTGATGCGACTGGTGTGCCGCACGAGCGCGTCAATGTCCTGATCCGTCGCGCAAACATGATCCCGGGAATTACGCTGATGGCGCCGATCAATGCGGGTGGCCAGTCATGAGCACCGAGTTCGCAATCCGCGACCAGCGCGACGTCAACCGGCTGATGAGCTTCCTCCACGCATCCGACTTCACCAAGCCGAAGATGGTGGTGATCAAGGACGAGAAGCGCCCGGACGTCTGCAACCGCAAGATGTGGGCAATGCTCAAGGACGTATCCAGCCAGGTCGAGTGGTACGGCAAGAAGCTCTCCGACGAAGACTGGAAGCACGTCTTCAGCTCCGCACTCCAGAAGCAAGACGTCGTGCCGGGGATTGATGGCGGCTATGTCGTGCTGGGCGTATCGACGCGCAAGCAATCCCAGAAGTGGTTCAGCGATTTGTTCGAGCTGATGGGGGCGTTCGGCGCCGAGCACGGCGTGAAGTGGACCGAGCAGGACAAGTGGGGAGGGCGCTACTGATGAGCCATAATTTCAAGCCGGGGGATCTGGCGCTTACGCTGATCAGCTTGAGCATCCTCCCAGCAGGGAGTGTTGTTGAGCTCTACAAGGTAATAAACCCGGGCGACAACCTTAACTGCGCGCGCCATCCAATTCCCGCCATGCGCAAGGGGTGGTGGTGTGCCCATGTCGAAATAGGGGATCGCCTGCCATTCGCGGAAACGAGCCTGATGCCCCTGCGCGGCGACTTCGCCCCAGCCGAACAGAAATCCCAGGCGGTGCCCGCATGAAGCGCACCCCACTACAGCGCAAAACCCCACTCACCTCCAGCGGCCAGCGTCGCAAGCGCTGCCCGATCTGCCGGGTGATGTTCACGCCTGCACGCACCTCCCAGGCTGTGTGCGGTGAGATCGAGTGCGCCATTGCCCACGGGCAGTCGGAGAAGGGCCGGGAAACCACTCGCAAGGCCTTGTCTGACATCGACCGCCGAGACATCGAGGTGCGCAAAGAGGCCCTTAAAAGTCGCGCAGACCACCTCAAGGATGCAGAGAAAGCTGTGCGCGACTACCGCCGCACGTACGAGCTGAGTATTGGCAGCGGCTGCATCAGTTGTGGCGAGTCGCAGGAGTCAATCCTGCACGCCCAAGGCTGGAAGACCGGCGGCGCGTTCGATGCCGGGCATTTCATGGGGAAGGGCGCTCGTCCAGAGCTGAGGCTGGTGCCGACCAATATCTGGCTTCAGTGCAAAAGCTGCAACGCAGGATCTTCGCGGTTCGCGCGCAAGGGCGAGACGGTTTCGCAGGGGTTCCGCACCGGGCTGATCGCCCGCATCGGCCTCGAGGCAGTTGAGGCGCTTGAATCCGACCATGAGCCGCGCAAGCACACCGTCGACGAACTGAAAGCCATCACTGCCGAATACCGCGCAAAGACCAGAGAACTGAAAAAGGAGCTCGCAGCATGAAACTGATCAACGCAAGGCAGGTTTGGACCGAGGCTCAGCACGAATCGAACGCGTCGATCAGCGCTGTGGCCATCGACCAAGCAGAGTCCGCACCAGTGAAGACTGGCGGGCGCATCGGCAAGCGCGACGCCAAGTTCCCTGCGCTGGGTAGTGAAAAGGGTGAAGAGGCCGCAAGCTTCTCGGTACCAGGGCAGCGGATCAGTATCAGCGAGACGCGGCGCGCAGCAGTTGGGAGGTCTACAGCTCGTGCCGCTCACCTTGCCACCATCGGTAAAGTACTGCGCGCAATCGACACGCTCCCGTTCCAAGAGCAACAGTTCGGACACTACCTGTACCACCCATGCATGACCCTGGCTCACGTGCTCAACGCAGAAAAGCTGGTTTGGAGCTGCGTGGACTTTTCGGCGCTAACCGAGGCCAAGGAGGCGAAAGTGCATTGTCTTGTGACGATGGCATTGCAGTCCTACAAGGTAGAGGCTCACGGCGGTGCGCAATGGGGTCCGGCTCGTATCGCGGAAGGCATGCACAAGCTCTACGGTATGCACCTTGAGCCCAAGGTATGGGATCGTGACTGGAAAGAAGCGTGGAATTTCCTGCGTGCGGCCATAGAGGAAGTGGATATCCGCGTTCAGCAGCCGGTATGGCAGATCATTCACGCAGAAAAAGAGGATTGCGCGGCATAAACATATTGCCATGTTGGGGTTTTTCAGGTACTTTTCCCATAGTGCACAAGTAACGCGAAACGCACACGAAACCCTGAACCCGGCCCTCGCGCCGGGTTTTTTCGTTTCCGGCTCCACCACACCCATCGCTCTGAGCTGGGAGTGCTGCTGGAGCTGAATCTATTTCGAGGCTCGCCATATCGGTGGGTCTTTCTTGCATCTGGAGCACAGTGATGACCGATCAAGCGAAGAATGACGCTCAGCCAGTAATTGATGCCGTAGTAGTAGGTGATGCTCAGCGCCTAATCCGAGCGCTGCGAGGCCTGGCCAAGGCGCTGCCTGTGGTGTTTCTCGGTGTTACTGGTCAATTGTTGAGTACCAAGCAGCATGAAAGCGTAAGCGCAGCCTGCTTCTGCTTTGGCGGCGTCAGCGACTTCTATCACGCTGACGGCAAAGTCTTTGGTGCGGTATACACCGACACCTTCCTGCTTGTTCGTGAGGCTGGCCCAGTGGGTGTTGGCATGGCTTACGAGGAGGTCAGGAAGCTGGTACTTCAGGTGCGTGCCGAGTACGACGAGTCGGTGCTGAAGAAGGCGTTGCAGCTCAAAGAGTCGCTGGAAGAGCTGGATAAGCTGCTGACTGGACACTCATTCGCTGACAGCAAGCTGACCAGCCTAGCGCATGTTGATCTGTTCAGAGGTCAGGCTCTGTTGATGGGCGGACTGAATCCAGCGGGTCGCGACCAAAATGACGCTGCCGCGCCCGCTGGAGCATCACTTCAGTTTGCCACCTCGGCTCGGGGTCACTTTCCAGCTTGAGCGAAGATGTTTTCTAGCGACTTTCTTAGTTCGTCGGCGTTAATGCCAGGCCGGTCTCCAAGCAGTCCAAGTTGAGATAGCACCTCCTCCTTGGCCGCTGACACGATATGTGCACCGTCAGATTTGTTTAGCGCGTTTATCAGTGCGATCACAGCCCATTGGGTCGCTAGGCCTTCTGTTCCTACATCGGTCATATTCCCTCCTTGTTTCGTTGTTGTGGAGACTGAACGATAGCACGGAGCCATTAACCGCTACTGAGCGGGTTTTTTATTCATGCTCCCCCAAAGGGAGGACTTTCGGATGTCCAAGATGCCTGAGAAAAATCCTGACTTCTGGGCGCAGGTCTGGCTTGTCCTCTCCACACCGCTCTGGCAGGGCGCAATCATGGCCTTCACTGTCTCGCTGCTGCGCGTGCTGTACGAGGGCAAAGAGGCCAACAAGTGGCGCGTCGTCCTTGAGGCGATGATCTGCGGCTCATTGAGCCTATCGGCCAGCAGCATCATTGAATGGATGGCTTGGCCTTCCAGTCTTTCCGTTGCCGCCGGCGGAACGATCGGATTCATCGGCGTGACCGCGATTCGAGAACTGATCATCAAGTTTCTCGGGCGCAAGGCGGACCCAACATGAAAGCGATCGCTACAGCATTCATCATCGCCTTGGTCGGCATCCTGCTCGTTGGCATCCAGCAGTACCGTGTGATCGCCTTGCGCGGCGAGGTGGCTGTCGAGTCGCGCAGTAAGGATGACGCCATCAAAGCCAACACCGAAAGCCAGGCCACCATCACCACGCTCCGGGCCGAAGCCCAGCGCAACGCTGACTACCTGAAAGACCTGAGCAAGCGGATCAAGGCCAGCGAAGACAAAGCCAAAAAGGCGAGGAAAGACTTTGAAGATCTCAAGCGCAACAGCAAGCCTGTTCGTGATTGGGCTGCTCAGCCTTTGCCTGACGGCCTGCGCGGTAAAGCCGCCAGTGGTAACAAAGACCCAAGCCGTAAGAATTGAAGCGCCCGAGCTGATCCCCTGCGAGCGGGTGAACCCTGACGAGTCTGACCTTCGCCTCAACGGTGACGTGTGGGAGTTGAAGGATCAGGCCATCAAGCTGCTCGACACATGTGCCGACCAGGTGGATGCGCAGATCAAGCGCAGTCAGAGCAAGTGAGCGGCGTCCAATTGGTTCTGATGTGGGGGTGGGCAGTAGGCGGCATCTTCATGATCTGCACCGGGCAGTACAGCTGGCCATGATCATCTCCGCAGCTGCTGTCTACGTGCTTTTCAAGCATTACTACCCCAGCAAGTAGTCCGCGACACGTTTCGCGAATCAGCAAATTGTGTCGCGACATTGGAGAGAGTTATGAAGCTGATCCTTAAGCGGGTAGAGCGAGAGGGTGGTATGCCTGGCCCGTTCGCACTCCACACGGAAGACGGCCAGATACTCCCATGTCAGGTATCCACCGTCATGGATAGCAAAGGCGCACGCCCGCCGACATTAGTCGTCACTTTCACCGTGGATGGCGATCAAGTCAAAGTGCAGGGTGATGCGTAGGCCGTCGAATGATCATTGAATGACGTTCGAATGCATTGAATGAATCTTTGCGAAAACATAACCCCATGAATGAGGCTTCCAATGGCCCTATGCGGCGCATCAAAGCGCGGCAACGGGGAACCATGTAAGCGTCACGCGGTACCGGGTTCCTCACGCTGCAAGCTACACGGCGGAAAGAGTACGGGGCCGAAGGATCCAGCTAGGCCCGTAGGCAATAGCAGGGCGGCTAAGCCCGGATCAATCTATAGCCAGTTCCTGACGCAAGAGGAGCGGGCAGACTTCAACGCCGCCGAGCTCGACCAGATCGACGACGAGCTGAGGCTGACGAAGGTCCTGCTGGGTCGCGTTCTGCTCGCTTCCGGCGATGGGCATGACCTCCTGTCTGACAGATACCTCGGCCGCATCGAATCACTGACCAAGACCAAAGAGGACTTGATCAATAAGCGCCTGCTCAACGAGAAGCTGCGCCGCGAATTGGAAGACCCGAATCAGGGCCTGCCCGAGCCCAAGCAAGTAATCATCGGGGTAGAAGATGCAAGCGACCCTGAAGCTGAATAAGCCGCAGTTCGAGTTCATCAGTCACCCCAAGAAGTTTTCAGCGTTCGTCGGCGGCTACCGAAGCGGCAAGACGTTCGTGGGCTGTGTGCGGCTCTGCATCAACGCACTGGAGAATCCCGGCATCCCTCAGGGCTACTTCGCGCCGACTTATCCGCAGATCGCGGACATCTTCTACGACACCATGCCAGTGGTCGCCGAGGCGTTTGGCCTGTTCGCCGACATCGTGCCGAGCAAGAAGCGCGTTTACCTGCGTGACAACCGCGGCCGATGCCTTTCGACGATCGTCTGCAAGAGCATGGAGCACCCGCACCGCATCGTCGGCTTCAACATTGCACATGCCCTGGTCGACGAGATCGACTGCATGCCGATCAAGAAGGCCGACAGTGCCTGGAAGAAGATCATCGCGCGGATGTCCACGGTGTGGCCTGGCCGCGACATGAACACCATCGACGTCACCACGACGCCTGAGGGCTTTAACTGGGTTTACCGCAAGTTCGTCAAGGAGCTTGCCGCCAACCCGAGCCAGCGCCCGCTGTACGGCATCGTGCACGCCTCGACGAGGCAGAACGCGAAGAACCTGCCGAAGGACTACATCAAGTCGCTGCGTGAGTCTTATCCATCCAACCTGGTGGACGCATACATCGACGGCCTGTTCGTCAACCTGACGTCGGGCAGCGTGTACCCGAGCTTTGATCGGCGGCTCAATCACACCGACGAGACGATTCGCCCAGGCGAGCAGCTGCACATCGGCATGGACTTCAACATCAACCGGATGGCCGCGACGGTGCATGTCATCCGTGACGGCCTGCCGCTGCTGCTGGATGAGGCCACGCACCTGTTCGACACGCCCGCGATGATCGTTGAGCTCAAGCGCCGCTTCCCTGGACACAGCATCACGGTTTATCCGGACGCCAGCGGCAAGAACCGCAAGAGCGTGAGCGGCAGCGAGTCGGATCACAGCCTGCTCCGCGCCGCCGGCTTCATGGTGATGGTCAACCCTTCGAACCCATTGGTCCGCGACCGGGTGCTAGCCGTGAACGCCATGCTCCTGAATATCGACCAGAAGCGGCGCTACCTGGTGAACACCGACAACTGCCCGGTCACCACGCAGGTGCTGGAGCAGCAGGCATACGCCGAGAACGGCGAGCCCAACAAGGACGGCACTGAAGACCCAATCGACGCACTGGGCTACTTCATTGTCCAGCGCTTCCCGATTGCGGGCGGCTACACACTCGCAAGCGTGAGCAACCCATGAGCGCATACACCTTCATCAAAGACAGCCTGCAGAATCTGGTCGCTGGACTGGGTACAGGGCGCGACAAGGCCTCGCACACGCACTACGCCGTGCCTGACATGGACGACCTGCAACTGCTGAACGCCTTCCGTGGTTCGTGGGCAGCCCAGAAGGGCGTATCCATCCCGGCAGTCGATGCGTGCCGCAACTGGCGCAACTGGCAAGCCGACAAGAAGCAGATCGAGAAGATCGAAGCCGAAGAGACCCGCTTGAACGTCCAGGGCAAGATCCTCGAAGCCATGCTGAAAGCCCGACTCTTCGGCGGGGCCGCCGTGTTCATCGGCACCGGTGAGCGCGATACGGCGTCGGCGCTCAACCCGGAGCGCGTGCGGCAGGGCGGTATCAAGTATCTGACGGTAATGACTCGCCGCCAGTTGACCGCGACCGAGATTGAACAGGACCCGCAAAGTGAGCGCTTCGGCAAACCGAAGGCCTACCGCCTACCGGGCTCAACGGTTGAGATCCACCCGTCGCGGCTGGTGATCTTCATCGGTCAGCAACACCCTGATTCGGAATTAGCCCAGGGCACATCGTTCGGCTGGGGTGACTCGGTGCTTCTGTCGGCCATGCCGGCGGTGAAGCACTACGACGAGACGATGGCCAACGTGGTGAGCCTGGTCTACGAAGCAAAGATCGACGTCATCAACATCCCGAACCTGATGTCGAGCATGCAGGACAAGAACTACGAGCGGCAGCTGCTGGAGCGCTTGCGTCTGGCGGCAACTGCCAAGGG
The window above is part of the Pseudomonas prosekii genome. Proteins encoded here:
- a CDS encoding phage holin, lambda family is translated as MSKMPEKNPDFWAQVWLVLSTPLWQGAIMAFTVSLLRVLYEGKEANKWRVVLEAMICGSLSLSASSIIEWMAWPSSLSVAAGGTIGFIGVTAIRELIIKFLGRKADPT
- a CDS encoding ead/Ea22-like family protein — protein: MSDYSKLKALAEAATPGKWDYEQDCLFFYVDGYTKHLMELCEGGDVDGIQQIENAKFIAAANPAAVLALIAESEEYKAVAEQPASLNAVPATEYAVLKRQFFALRNYALCKDKLSGYYSRELEKMRGVDRSQSAVEIDAERDINEQLTNDLLSVETERDDLKAEIAGLKTGYEAYEAQNAVLRGEVEALRKDAERYRWIRVKQTFIWLIQDWFPKENSLTDVDAEIDTAMGKGERS
- a CDS encoding recombination protein NinB, with translation MSTEFAIRDQRDVNRLMSFLHASDFTKPKMVVIKDEKRPDVCNRKMWAMLKDVSSQVEWYGKKLSDEDWKHVFSSALQKQDVVPGIDGGYVVLGVSTRKQSQKWFSDLFELMGAFGAEHGVKWTEQDKWGGRY
- a CDS encoding recombination protein NinG; the protein is MKRTPLQRKTPLTSSGQRRKRCPICRVMFTPARTSQAVCGEIECAIAHGQSEKGRETTRKALSDIDRRDIEVRKEALKSRADHLKDAEKAVRDYRRTYELSIGSGCISCGESQESILHAQGWKTGGAFDAGHFMGKGARPELRLVPTNIWLQCKSCNAGSSRFARKGETVSQGFRTGLIARIGLEAVEALESDHEPRKHTVDELKAITAEYRAKTRELKKELAA
- a CDS encoding terminase large subunit domain-containing protein: MQATLKLNKPQFEFISHPKKFSAFVGGYRSGKTFVGCVRLCINALENPGIPQGYFAPTYPQIADIFYDTMPVVAEAFGLFADIVPSKKRVYLRDNRGRCLSTIVCKSMEHPHRIVGFNIAHALVDEIDCMPIKKADSAWKKIIARMSTVWPGRDMNTIDVTTTPEGFNWVYRKFVKELAANPSQRPLYGIVHASTRQNAKNLPKDYIKSLRESYPSNLVDAYIDGLFVNLTSGSVYPSFDRRLNHTDETIRPGEQLHIGMDFNINRMAATVHVIRDGLPLLLDEATHLFDTPAMIVELKRRFPGHSITVYPDASGKNRKSVSGSESDHSLLRAAGFMVMVNPSNPLVRDRVLAVNAMLLNIDQKRRYLVNTDNCPVTTQVLEQQAYAENGEPNKDGTEDPIDALGYFIVQRFPIAGGYTLASVSNP
- a CDS encoding HGGxSTG domain-containing protein; translation: MALCGASKRGNGEPCKRHAVPGSSRCKLHGGKSTGPKDPARPVGNSRAAKPGSIYSQFLTQEERADFNAAELDQIDDELRLTKVLLGRVLLASGDGHDLLSDRYLGRIESLTKTKEDLINKRLLNEKLRRELEDPNQGLPEPKQVIIGVEDASDPEAE